One Desulfovibrio fairfieldensis genomic window carries:
- a CDS encoding helix-turn-helix domain-containing protein: protein MNIHKNSKLTARDREEMIRRMQAAPAAAVATGFGVSLRTAEKWMSRFRQGGSEALADRSSRPGHCRSKLTEHGLGRVFALRKKRLTGDEIALRLGLCRSMVFRALRKLGCSQLACLEERQPVRRYRF, encoded by the coding sequence GTGAACATCCATAAGAATTCCAAACTGACGGCCAGAGATCGAGAGGAAATGATTCGGCGGATGCAGGCCGCCCCGGCTGCCGCGGTAGCAACTGGTTTTGGCGTCAGCCTGCGAACTGCCGAAAAATGGATGAGTCGATTCCGACAGGGCGGCTCCGAGGCGCTTGCGGACAGAAGCTCCCGCCCGGGTCATTGCCGAAGCAAGCTGACGGAACATGGTCTTGGCCGTGTTTTTGCGTTGCGCAAGAAACGGCTGACAGGCGATGAAATCGCTTTGCGGCTTGGCCTTTGTCGCAGCATGGTATTTCGGGCCCTGCGTAAGCTCGGTTGTTCACAGCTTGCCTGTCTGGAAGAAAGACAGCCTGTACGACGCTATCGATTTTAG
- the ltnD gene encoding L-threonate dehydrogenase, whose translation MSQRTYAVIGLGAIGLGMAQSLLRADLNVIGCNRGPGPLKIFAGNGGRTTHDPAEAAKAADVLFLAVVNAAQAEDVLFGRGQAARALKPGSLVIDCVTVKPAFAREMERRLAELGLLYLDAPVSGGPAQSAAGQLSIMASGLPEAFARAETGLKAVASVVHRLGDEAGKGSAMKVVNQLLAGTHIAVAAEAMALGLRMGLAAEDVYAVITSAAANSWMFETRMKHVLSGDYTPLSAVDIFVKDLGIVSETTREQAMPAPLAAAALQQFVAAQARGLGREADAAVIKTFPGIELPSKE comes from the coding sequence ATGTCGCAACGGACATACGCGGTCATCGGTCTGGGGGCCATCGGCCTGGGCATGGCGCAATCCCTGCTGCGCGCGGACCTGAACGTCATCGGCTGCAATCGCGGCCCCGGCCCTCTGAAGATCTTCGCCGGGAACGGCGGCCGGACCACCCATGACCCGGCAGAGGCCGCCAAGGCGGCGGACGTGCTTTTTCTGGCAGTGGTCAACGCCGCGCAGGCGGAAGACGTGCTCTTCGGCCGGGGGCAGGCAGCGCGGGCTCTGAAGCCGGGCAGCCTGGTCATTGACTGCGTTACGGTCAAGCCCGCCTTTGCGCGGGAGATGGAACGGCGTCTGGCCGAGCTCGGCCTCCTCTATCTGGATGCGCCGGTTTCCGGCGGCCCGGCCCAGTCCGCCGCCGGGCAACTGAGCATCATGGCCTCGGGCCTGCCCGAGGCCTTTGCCAGGGCCGAAACCGGGCTCAAGGCCGTGGCCTCCGTGGTGCACCGCCTGGGAGACGAGGCAGGCAAGGGCTCGGCCATGAAGGTGGTCAATCAGCTGCTGGCCGGAACGCATATCGCCGTGGCCGCCGAAGCCATGGCCCTGGGCCTGCGCATGGGTCTGGCGGCCGAGGACGTCTATGCGGTCATCACCAGCGCCGCCGCCAATTCCTGGATGTTTGAAACCCGTATGAAGCATGTGCTCAGCGGCGATTATACGCCCTTGAGCGCTGTGGACATCTTTGTCAAGGATCTGGGCATCGTCAGCGAGACCACGCGGGAGCAGGCCATGCCCGCGCCCCTGGCCGCCGCCGCGCTGCAACAGTTTGTGGCGGCCCAGGCGCGCGGTCTTGGCCGGGAAGCCGACGCGGCGGTGATCAAGACCTTTCCCGGGATCGAGCTGCCCTCAAAAGAATAA